In Mytilus edulis chromosome 13, xbMytEdul2.2, whole genome shotgun sequence, a single window of DNA contains:
- the LOC139500543 gene encoding uncharacterized protein, whose product MDTLKQLELSTRDQHININWINARSKLLTASVFGDVCKRITDKPDCLIRRILNYDVSQQNLKVKSLEWGRLKERVAVKEYQINHLKICQNVTVENKGLLVNPNYPYLGASIDSFVSCQVCGCGIVEIKCPYGSDKDETHWRKRQPQQCALDVKFCCELENGELKLKGNHKYMFQVQGQMSLYEVPWVDFVVWTTKGISVERISFEEALLKDMLFKLNPFYLNSIIPEFFSCRVKRGKTLFPK is encoded by the coding sequence ATGGATACATTAAAACAGTTAGAATTGTCAACAAGAGATCAACACATCAATATTAACTGGATAAATGCCAGATCAAAATTATTAACTGCCTCTGTATTTGGAGATGTTTGCAAAAGAATAACTGACAAACCAGACTGTTTAATTCGCCGTATTCTAAATTATGATGTGTCACAGCAAAATTTGAAAGTTAAGAGTTTGGAATGGGGTCGCTTAAAAGAGAGGGTAGCAGTTAAAGAATATCAAATTAATCACctaaaaatttgtcaaaatgttacAGTGGAAAATAAAGGTCTACTTGTGAATCCTAATTATCCATATCTTGGAGCCAGTATTGATTCTTTTGTATCTTGTCAAGTTTGTGGTTGTGGCATAGTTGAAATTAAGTGCCCTTATGGTTCAGACAAGGATGAAACACATTGGAGAAAGAGGCAGCCTCAGCAATGTGCACTCGATGTAAAATTCTGCTGTGAATTAGAAAATGGGGAgttaaaattaaaaggaaatcATAAATATATGTTCCAAGTTCAAGGACAAATGTCATTGTATGAAGTACCATGGGTAGACTTTGTTGTATGGACAACAAAGGGAATTTCCGTTGAAAGAATATCATTTGAAGAAGCTTTATTGAAAGATATGCTTTTCAAGCTTAATCccttttatttgaattcaattatCCCTGAATTCTTTTCATGCAGAGTTAAACGAGGAAAAACACTTTTTcctaaatga